A genomic window from Montipora capricornis isolate CH-2021 chromosome 8, ASM3666992v2, whole genome shotgun sequence includes:
- the LOC138059944 gene encoding ATP-binding cassette sub-family C member 4-like, which translates to MAGKWCVRLRSKISNVADERVNLMNSIISGIRTVKMYAWEWPFMERVLKARSYELNLIKWKAAILSTFDTLYFSCNTIAAFISFTIMVLNGVDLNSYNTFMILSLLNSIKTDVTWTVAQGAKELADFAKALCRIQDLLEYDYSSAQKFLHGAFADCKKGKSFKENKTSTLSLQNVVCSWNGRWERPSLKSVSLKADKGELVFIIGPVGCGKSSIFYAILNEMSLLNGYIRYHGKIAWNSQQSWVFSGTVRENILFGEAFDAKKYGKTLGACDLHKDLERLPFGDMTRVGERGIVLSGGQRARVELARAVYFNADIYLLDDPLSAVDTKVGQHIFQNCISTLLHDKTRLMITHNCQVLNKDAKNIVVMKNGQTSLKGSFTTLLQSGCDLNAANQSPEPEVSRIKKERAEIQDINKHDTERWEDAIGLKKADEDRLSGSISPTIYWNYVRAAMSSAAIGIMIMFFVVVQGFLVLPDWWLLKVTSRSHDPQFQTKELYIFGGLGAAAFFLSFFRAAALLNALVTSSKNLHHSMLTAVLRAPVLFFDTNPVGRILNRFSRDIGIVDELLPYAFLDALLNGLFVSGSLVLPSVLNPWVTIPAITSVVVFLLMARYYLRSARDLRRMEGVSRSPVLSHFSETLEGLVHIRVFQKENSFLEGLYGYQDAHNKVWFAVISTTRWLGTQVDMICIAFAIFVVFLGILTNKDSGASALSIVYVLNLAIDTCQYTIRRCSEVENYMTSVERIITYTHLDQEPGYNNDLQPTDSWPQHGQVSISNLGLVYYEGGPKILKDLTFTIDRHEKIGIVGRTGAGKSSLVAALFRMPQPTGDVIIDGVNIADINIQRSRQAMAVITQDPVLFTASLRVNLDPFKEYEDKELWDVLEEASLKPMLERLPRQLSEEVRECGANFSVGERQLLCLARALLKRNKIIVMDEATANVDHKTDQLIQETIRTKFKDCTVITIAHRLNTVIDYDRVLVLENGRIVEFGKPTKLLENRAGEFSRLYHSHDIAGSKDDEH; encoded by the exons ATGGCTGGAAAATGGTGTGTACGTTTGCGGTCTAAAATATCTAACGTCGCGGATGAGCGAGTCAATTTGATGAACTCCATCATCTCTGGGATTCGCACCGTCAAGATGTATGCTTGGGAGTGGCCTTTCATGGAACGAGTGCTAAAGGCGAGATC ATATGAATTAAACCTGATCAAGTGGAAAGCAGCTATACTTTCGACCTTTGATACTTTATATTTCTCCTGCAACACTATCGCAGCTTTCATATCGTTTACCATAATGGTATTAAATGGAGTAGACCTTAACTCATATAATACCTTCATGATTCTATCACTCCTGAATTCAATTAAAACAGATGTCACGTGGACGGTTGCACAAGGAGCTAAAGAGTTAGCTGACTTTGCTAAGGCTTTGTGTCGCATCCAAGACTTACTTGAGTATGACTATAGCAGCGCGCAAAAATTTCTCCACGGTGCTTTTGCTGATTGTAAGAAAGGTAAATCttttaaggaaaacaaaacaagcactcTCTCACTTCAGAATGTGGTATGTAGTTGGAATGGCAGATGGGAAAGACCTTCTTTGAAATCGGTTTCCTTAAAAGCTGACAAAGGTGAACTTGTTTTCATTATTGGTCCCGTTGGTTGCGGAAAGTCCTCCATATTTTATGCCATTCTAAACGAAATGTCACTACTCAACGGTTACATAAGATATCACGGCAAAATTGCGTGGAATAGTCAGCAGTCCTGGGTATTTTCTGGGACTGTAAgagaaaatattttgtttggcGAAGCCTTTGACGCAAAAAAGTATGGCAAAACGTTAGGGGCATGTGACCTTCACAAAGACTTAGAAAGGCTCCCTTTTGGGGATATGACACGTGTCGGAGAACGTGGAATAGTTTTGAGTGGTGGACAGAGAGCTCGTGTAGAATTGGCACGTGCAGTCTACTTTAATGCTGATATCTACTTGCTGGATGATCCATTGAGTGCAGTTGACACAAAGGTCGGACAGCATATTTTTCAGAACTGCATCAGCACCTTATTGCATGACAAAACTCGGTTGATGATCACCCACAATTGTCAAGTGCTCAACAAGGATGCGAAAAACATTGTTGTTATGAAAAACGGACAAACGTCATTGAAAGGCAGCTTTACGACATTGCTTCAATCTGGCTGCGATCTTAACGCAGCAAATCAGTCTCCAGAACCAGAAGTCTCTcgaattaaaaaagaaagagctGAGATTCAAGACATAAACAAACATGATACCGAACGGTGGGAAGATGCCATTGGTTTGAAAAAGGCCGATGAAGATCGTTTGTCTGGTTCTATTTCGCCGACCATTTACTGGAACTACGTGCGAGCTGCAATGTCTTCTGCCGCAATTGGAATCATGATCATGTTCTTCGTTGTTGTGCAAG GATTCCTCGTACTTCCTGATTGGTGGCTTCTTAAAGTGACGTCTCGATCACATGACCCACAGTTTCAAACCAAGGAGTTATATATTTTTGGTGGCTTAGGGGCTGCAGCCTTTTTCTTATCATTCTTCAGGGCAGCCGCGTTATTGAATGCCTTGGTTACGTCTTCAAAGAATCTTCACCACTCCATGCTGACAGCGGTGTTGAGAGCTCCTGTTCTATTCTTCGACACCAACCCAGTTGGACGAATATTAAACAGATTTTCACGAGATATTGGCATCGTGGACGAGCTATTACCTTATGCCTTTTTAGACGCTCTTTTAAATGGTCTGTTTGTTTCCGGGTCACTTGTTCTTCCGTCTGTTTTAAATCCCTGGGTTACCATCCCGGCCATTACCTCAGTcgtggtttttcttttaatggcGCGTTACTACCTTAGGTCTGCACGGGATCTGAGGCGAATGGAAGGAGTAAGCAGGAGTCCAGTGTTGTCTCATTTTAGCGAGACTTTGGAAGGATTGGTACATATTAGGGTCTTTCAGAAAGAGAACAGCTTTCTGGAGGGATTGTATGG ATACCAAGACGCACACAACAAGGTCTGGTTTGCCGTCATATCAACAACAAGATGGCTTGGAACCCAAGTTGACATGATCTGCATAGCCTTTGCCATATTTGTGGTTTTCCTTGGTATTTTGACAAATAAGGACTCTG GTGCCTCTGCCTTGTCCATTGTGTACGTTTTGAATCTCGCTATAGACACATGTCAATATACCATCAGAAGATGTTCAGAAGTTGAGAACTACATGACATCAGTTGAACGAATCATCACTTACACCCACTTAGATCAAGAGCCTGGATACAACAATGATCTTCAACCCACTGATAGCTGGCCACAGCACGGTCAAGTAAGCATCAGTAATTTAGGACTCGTCTACTACGAAGGAGGCCCAAAGATACTTAAAGATTTGACTTTCACCATTGACCGCCATGAGAAGATTGGAATCGTTGGTCGCACAGGAGCAGGCAAATCGTCATTGGTCGCAGCTCTCTTTCGCATGCCTCAACCAACGGGTGACGTCATCATTGATGGTGTCAATATTGCTGATATTAACATTCAAAGATCTCGCCAAGCCATGGCAGTCATTACCCAggatcctgtgctatttaccgcTTCACTTCGTGTAAATTTGGATCCCTTTAAGGAGTACGAAGACAAGGAGCTCTGGGATGTCCTAGAGGAAGCGAGTTTGAAGCCTATGCTAGAAAGGTTGCCTCGGCAACTCAGCGAAGAGGTCAGAGAATGTGGAGCAAACTTCAGCGTTGGAGAAAGGCAACTGTTGTGTCTAGCTCGCGCTTTACTGAAGAGGAACAAAATCATCGTTATGGATGAAGCAACGGCGAACGTTGATCACAAAACAGATCAATTGATTCAAGAAACAATCCGTACGAAATTTAAAGATTGTACAGTCATCACAATTGCGCATCGATTGAATACCGTCATTGATTATGATCGAGTTTTAGTTCTGGAAAACGGACGAATTGTGGAATTTGGCAAGCCTACAAAGTTACTGGAGAACAGAGCTGGTGAATTCTCAAGGCTCTATCACAGTCACGACATCGCTGGTTCTAAAGATGACGAGCACTGA